From a region of the Latilactobacillus sakei genome:
- a CDS encoding cobalt ABC transporter ATP-binding protein — MNKLILGRYIPGDSILHRMDPRAKLIASFYYIGIIFLARSWPAYLLLFVFTMALILISKIKLSFFLKGVRPLLWLILFTVLLQIFFTRGGTVYWQWGFLSLTKFGLLNGAYIFMRFVLIIFMSTLLTLTTPPLSLADAIESILKPLKVIHFPVYEVALMLSIALRFVPTLMDETTKIMNAQRARGVDFGEGSLLQQMKAIIPILIPLFVSSFNRADDLATAMEARGYQGGEGRSKYRVLKWQTRDTLAFVAMAVLTIGLVILR, encoded by the coding sequence ATGAATAAACTAATTCTAGGCCGCTATATCCCGGGAGATTCAATCCTGCATCGAATGGACCCACGGGCGAAGTTAATTGCCAGTTTCTATTACATCGGAATCATTTTCTTAGCACGCTCTTGGCCAGCTTATCTTTTATTATTTGTTTTCACGATGGCTTTAATTCTAATTTCGAAAATTAAACTCAGTTTCTTCTTGAAAGGGGTGCGGCCATTATTGTGGCTCATCCTCTTTACCGTTTTACTCCAAATTTTCTTCACGCGTGGAGGCACCGTCTATTGGCAGTGGGGCTTCTTGAGCCTAACCAAGTTCGGATTACTCAACGGGGCGTATATCTTCATGCGTTTTGTATTGATTATCTTCATGTCGACGCTCTTAACGTTAACGACACCACCGTTATCATTAGCGGATGCGATCGAATCGATCCTGAAGCCATTAAAAGTCATCCATTTCCCAGTCTATGAAGTCGCATTGATGTTATCAATTGCCCTACGCTTCGTACCAACGTTGATGGATGAAACCACGAAGATTATGAATGCGCAACGTGCGCGGGGTGTTGATTTCGGCGAAGGTAGTCTTTTGCAACAAATGAAAGCTATTATTCCCATCTTAATTCCGCTATTTGTTAGTAGCTTCAACCGGGCTGATGACTTAGCAACTGCCATGGAAGCCCGTGGTTATCAAGGTGGCGAAGGCCGCAGTAAATATCGTGTCTTGAAATGGCAGACAAGAGATACGCTCGCGTTTGTCGCAATGGCGGTATTAACGATTGGGTTAGTAATCTTACGTTAA
- a CDS encoding energy-coupling factor ABC transporter ATP-binding protein, whose amino-acid sequence MDITFKDVSYTYQPGTPFQGIGLKHINLTIESGSYTALIGHTGSGKSTLLQHLNALLKPTEGIVQIGERQITPETNNKNLKIIRQKVGMVFQFPESQLFEATVQKDIAFGPQNFGVPEAEALERAKAMVELVGLPEAVLEQSPFDLSGGQMRRVAIAGVLAMQPEVLILDEPTAGLDPVGRREMMGLFEKLHREQGMTIVMVTHQMDDVANYADHVVVLENGGIAKSGTPREIFADPEWLTSKQLGLPTTTQFAQALIKKGFVFPKVPLTEHELAAMLRDQLPQEAGGANE is encoded by the coding sequence ATGGACATTACATTCAAAGATGTAAGTTATACGTATCAACCCGGGACACCTTTTCAAGGGATTGGGTTAAAACACATTAATTTAACGATTGAATCGGGCTCTTATACAGCATTAATCGGCCATACCGGCAGTGGCAAGTCGACGTTATTGCAACACTTGAATGCGTTGTTGAAGCCGACTGAAGGGATCGTGCAGATTGGTGAGCGCCAAATTACGCCTGAAACGAATAACAAAAATTTGAAGATTATCCGGCAAAAAGTTGGTATGGTCTTCCAATTTCCAGAAAGTCAATTATTTGAAGCTACGGTCCAAAAGGATATCGCCTTTGGCCCCCAAAATTTCGGGGTACCAGAAGCCGAAGCGCTTGAACGGGCTAAAGCAATGGTTGAACTGGTTGGTCTGCCAGAAGCGGTCTTAGAACAATCACCATTTGATTTATCCGGTGGCCAGATGCGCCGGGTTGCAATTGCTGGTGTTTTGGCCATGCAGCCAGAAGTCTTAATTCTCGATGAACCAACCGCTGGGCTCGATCCAGTTGGTCGCCGGGAAATGATGGGCTTATTTGAAAAGCTGCACCGCGAACAGGGGATGACAATTGTGATGGTTACACATCAAATGGACGATGTTGCTAACTATGCAGATCACGTTGTTGTCTTGGAAAATGGAGGGATTGCCAAGAGTGGGACACCGCGCGAAATTTTTGCCGATCCGGAATGGCTAACGTCTAAACAACTAGGTCTGCCCACCACGACGCAGTTTGCCCAAGCATTAATCAAGAAGGGCTTTGTATTCCCTAAGGTACCGTTAACGGAACACGAGTTGGCGGCAATGTTGCGCGATCAGTTACCACAGGAAGCAGGTGGCGCTAATGAATAA
- a CDS encoding energy-coupling factor ABC transporter ATP-binding protein (with CbiNQ forms the ABC transporter for cobalt import; Bacillus spp. have two adjacent copies of this gene), whose product MNENKIIEVTHLKYEYPQANRLALNDLSVSINADEWVAIIGHNGSGKSTFAKSLNGLLDLQSGSITIDGLPLSIETVWDIRRKIGMVFQNPDNQFVGATVEDDVAFGLENQGIERTEMQRRVQDAVDRVGMTQFMTREPSRLSGGQKQRVALAGIIAQQPEILILDEATSMLDPKGRQEVLETIHTLKQETKMTVLSITHDIDEAASADRIVMLDKGQVIDQGTPAEIFAYGQRLLDLGLDVPYPEKLKAALTKLGVPMPADYLTTERMVDHLWTLHSKM is encoded by the coding sequence ATGAATGAAAATAAAATCATAGAAGTGACACATTTAAAATATGAATACCCACAGGCGAATCGGTTGGCCCTTAATGATTTATCGGTCAGCATCAATGCCGATGAGTGGGTCGCAATTATTGGCCATAATGGGAGTGGTAAGAGTACGTTTGCCAAATCCTTGAATGGCTTATTAGATTTACAGTCAGGAAGTATTACGATTGATGGATTACCCTTATCGATTGAAACCGTTTGGGACATTCGCCGTAAGATTGGCATGGTTTTCCAAAATCCGGATAATCAATTTGTTGGCGCGACGGTCGAAGATGATGTGGCGTTTGGTCTGGAAAACCAAGGGATTGAACGGACTGAAATGCAGCGACGGGTTCAAGATGCGGTTGACCGCGTTGGTATGACCCAATTTATGACGCGCGAACCAAGTCGTTTATCAGGCGGCCAGAAGCAACGAGTGGCATTAGCGGGGATTATCGCCCAACAACCTGAGATTCTCATTCTCGATGAAGCAACAAGCATGCTTGATCCTAAGGGACGCCAAGAAGTCCTCGAGACCATTCATACGTTGAAACAAGAAACGAAAATGACCGTGCTTTCCATTACCCATGATATTGACGAAGCGGCTAGTGCGGATCGGATTGTTATGTTAGACAAGGGACAAGTGATTGATCAAGGGACACCAGCCGAAATCTTTGCATATGGCCAACGATTGCTCGACCTCGGGTTAGATGTACCGTATCCCGAGAAACTCAAAGCAGCACTTACTAAGTTAGGCGTACCGATGCCAGCGGACTATCTCACAACGGAAAGGATGGTTGATCATCTATGGACATTACATTCAAAGATGTAA
- a CDS encoding 50S ribosomal protein L17, with protein MSYRKLGRTSSQRKAMLRDLTTDLIINERIVTTEARAKEIRKTTEKMITLGKRGDLHARRQAAAFVRNEVADIREEDDAVIVQSALQKLFSDIAPRYAERNGGYTRILKTAPRRGDGALMVIIELV; from the coding sequence ATGAGTTATCGTAAATTAGGTCGTACAAGCTCACAACGTAAAGCAATGTTACGTGATTTGACAACAGATTTAATCATCAATGAACGTATTGTTACTACTGAAGCTCGTGCCAAAGAAATTCGTAAAACAACTGAAAAAATGATCACTTTAGGTAAACGCGGTGATTTACACGCTCGTCGTCAAGCTGCAGCATTCGTTCGTAACGAAGTAGCTGATATTCGCGAAGAAGACGATGCTGTAATCGTTCAATCTGCTTTACAAAAGTTATTTAGTGACATTGCTCCACGTTATGCTGAAAGAAATGGTGGTTACACACGCATTCTTAAAACAGCCCCTCGTCGTGGTGACGGTGCATTAATGGTTATTATTGAACTTGTTTAA